A region of Carassius gibelio isolate Cgi1373 ecotype wild population from Czech Republic chromosome B11, carGib1.2-hapl.c, whole genome shotgun sequence DNA encodes the following proteins:
- the LOC127968159 gene encoding uncharacterized protein LOC127968159, with translation MQSPSSTPLADIIASLAVLHQEQHQALLDLRTDQERRFQAIVQAQQEDRERFRSWMDREVRAEAAGPPAAPMHLPLHKMGAQDDPEAFLELFEKSAEACGWPREQWPVRLIPLLSGEAQVAAQQLPVANLLVFDDLKRAIIQRVGRSPEQHRQRFRSLDLGEAGRPFAMAQQLRDSCRKWLLAEGSDVEHVVDLVVLEQFIARLPKKTAEWVQCHRPTSLDSAIHLAEDHMVACPGVGAPPPANSLSPSLSPPSLSRPVPLPRSRPPGPPRVPPRGRGGIDHGHFGSPRAPPRGAGIVPAGGDSASFSPLSPRQFSNPLPATGAAGRSGLACWRCGDPEHFVDRCPAMEVGTMIRVPDVPQVTPGQAGEYQIPTDASDRGLGAVLSQEIEGEERPVLYISRKLSKREAKYSTIEKECLAIRWAVLTLRYYLLGREFTLCSDHAPLQWLHRMKDTNARITRWYLALQPFKFKVIHRPGVQMAVADFLSRNGGGGCRPDGSPA, from the exons atgcaaagcccgtcctccacgccgcttgcggatatcatcgcttccctcgcggtcctgcaccaagaacaacatcaggccctgctggacctgaggaCCGATCAGGAGAGACGATTCCAGGCCATCGttcaggcccagcaggaggaccgcgagaggttccggagctggatGGATCGGGAGGTTCGCGCCGAGGCCGCCGGGCCGCCCGCCGCCCCCATGCACCTGCCGCTTCACAAGATGGGGGCCCAGGacgatccggaggccttcctggagctCTTCGAAAAGTCGGCGGAGGCCTGCGGGTGGCCCCGCGAGCAGTGGCCGGTACGCCTAATACCCCTGCTCTCCGGTGAGGCCCAGGTGGCCGCGCAACAACTTCCggtggcgaacctcctggtcttcgacgacctCAAGAGGGCCATTATCCAGCGGGTCGGCCGGTCGCCAGAGCAACATCGCCAGCGCTTCCGGTCCCTGGATTTGGGCGAGGCCGGCCGGCCCTTCgcgatggcccaacagctccgggactcctgccgcaagtggctactggccgagggaagtgacgtggagcatgtcgtcgacctggtggtgctggagcagttcatcgctcggcttcccaagaagacggccgagtgggtccagtgccaccgccccacgtcgctggactcggccatccatctggcggaggaccacatggtggcgtgcccaggggtcggcgcACCCCCACctgctaactctctctctccttctctctctcccccctctctctctcgccctgtccctctccctaggtcccgtccacccggccctcctcgtgtcccgccCCGGGGGCGGGGCGGGATCGACCATGGACACTTCGGGAGCCCAAGGGCCCCGCCCAGGGGGGCAGGGATTGTGCCTGCTGGGGGGGACAGTGCTTCCTTTTCTCCACTCTCTCCGCGCCAATTCTCCAATCCACTCCCTGCCACtggggcggcgggtaggtctgggctggcctgttggcgttgcggggacccggagcatttcgtggacaggtgtccagcgatggaggtggggacaatgatccgggtcccggatgtcccacaggtcacccccggtcaggctggcgagtaccaaataccc acagacgcatcggacagggggctgggggcagtcctgtcccaggagatagagggggaggaacggccggtgctgtacattagccggaagctctcgaagagagaggctaagtacagcaccatcgagaaagagtgccttgccatcagatgggccgtcctcaccctccgctattatctcctgggacgggagttcaccctctgttcggaccacgctccgctgcagtggctccaccgcatgaaggataccaacgcgcggatcactcgttggtatctagctcttcagccttttaagttcaaggtgatccacaggccgggtgttcagatggcggtggccgacttcctctccagaaatgggggggggggctgcaggccggatggctccccggcctga
- the LOC127968160 gene encoding PWWP domain-containing DNA repair factor 3A-like: MIAADLLEAIRMSVPSILFIEDQERIDVIYTQMTSILDGTPTHTHSDQIRFIMDVPFPESIICALAVVKDVSILEAEEKFLRGPVIDASEWDHFDRRIKKQLKKSGKPLESHLQESCC; this comes from the exons atgatagcagcagaccttcttgaagcgatacggatgag TGTTCCATCAATATTGTTCATTGAAGATCAGGAGCGAATTGATGTTATCTACACTCAGATGACTTCAATTTTGGATGGCACACCTACACACACCCACAGTGACCAGATCAGATTCATTATGGATGTCCCTTTTCCAGAG tccatcatctgtgctcttgctgttgtgaaagatgtgtccatcttggaggctgaggagaaattccttcgaggacctgtcattgacgcaag tgagtgggatcactttgaccgcaggataaagaaacaattaaagaagagtggcaaaccattggagagtcatctacaggagtcatgctgttaa